From Malaya genurostris strain Urasoe2022 chromosome 2, Malgen_1.1, whole genome shotgun sequence:
GGTGGTTGGCGCTGGTTTTGTTTTATTCGCGATGACGATGATGTTGGCCCATAATAGTCGAAAGTGGGTGGCGGTGGAATTTGCACTCCCATGTTTGCAGACTGTTTATGTTCACGCTCATCCTCCGAACCATCACTCAGCTCATTCCGTATTGGTTCGGGATTTTGCTGCAGCTTCTGCTGCTTTTCTGGCCCAGTTGGATTTTCGAAAGCATCATAATTCCTTCTTTTAAACTCTTTCTTCTTGGTGGTGAAAAACAGCGTTTTGTTTGTTTCCTCCGGTAAAATGAGGTCTTCCATCCCGGGCACTGTCGGCATAAAGATATCTTCTACGTCATGCTGTGTAGCGCGGGCGGATGTCAAAAGTGGATTATTTGCCATTCTCTCCTCAATGCCATCGGATCGTTGAGGAGGAAGTGGACCAATCTGTTCCTCTTCATCATCATCCTCTTCCTCTTCCTCTTCAGTAGGTTTCACTTCGTTTCCAACGTCCCGAGGAGAGTTTAGCAATGGATTTTTCTTCACCAACTCGACCCACCCGGTGGGTTTTTCTACAGGTGGAGCGAATTCACTTATTCTTTCTTTTCGCTTCATCTCGTTCCATTCTTCCTGAGACATAACGTACCATTCCCGCGCTGGTTTCCATTCCGATTGTTCATCCAACTCTTTGCCAGCGTCCCAAGGGCGAACGTGTTTCTGTCTTTCGTGGTCTCGTTTTCTTTCCTCTCTCTCCTTTCTTCTCTTTGCTTTCGCTTCCGCTTTCAATCGTTTCTTCTCTGCCGTAGTATCGTAAAGCTCCTCGTCTTTGTCTTCCGTTTCCTCAGCCTCTTCCTCAGGCGGCAATCCCAGTCGAGCACGCTGCCTTGCCTTGGCCGCTTTCACCCGATCGGCAATTATCTTGTCACGAGCTTTTCGCAAATCATCCTTCTCCTTTTGTGCATCGATTGTAGCTTCTCGAATTGCATCCAGCTCGTGCTGCTGCCGAGTGCGCTCCTCCCGGTCTGTCGAAAAAGCATAGTATCCGACACCATGCTGGCGGGCCTCTGAGGAAGAAAGGAGAATATGGGATCATTAGTATACGGCAGCAGAAATGTGTTATTTAGAATTTACCCCGTAAAagaatattttgtttggaacagATTGAGATTGCATTTCTGAAATCCGAGTTCCGAACGAACATaaaattgattaatttgttttttaattgCTACTAGGCACAATTGAAAGTTCCAGGACTTTTTAAACATCGTGGCTTCTAGTATCGCCTGAGGTCTTTTTTCGTGTTGTTTCAAAGTGTGCGGAACAAATCAAGCACAAACCTTTTTGAGACCCACATTTTCTGTCCAAATACgataaatcgatgttttttcgTTCACAACATCTTTTGGCCGGCCCGAACGTTCGTCGTCTTCCAAGTCCTCCCGTCCCGCTTGAAAACATTTAAACCACTCTGAATACGGCTACGGGCTGGAAAATCATCGCCATAAAATTGTTTCATCATTTGTTGAGTTTCGGTATAAGTTTTACcaagtttaaaataaaagttaatgtTGGCTCTTTGTTCGATGCTCATTTTCCGATACTACAAATGTATTGTTACATTTAGCGCGACACCTCAGCTTCCATAcgtccaaatgtaatgaaaattttatgCGACCTCCCTAGAGGATACACAATTGACGGCTTTGAGACAGTTGTAGACACTAGGAGCCGCGCTTTGagggtacacagaaagaaataatgaaatttacatttaTGGAACAGAAATGAGatgaatcgaaaatttgattgaaaaccatcgacGATGAAGAACTAAGTTGGATtgcattaattttatttaaataatagaactgtatttttcatttaacttttagttttgcgtttgaaatctattgaaacgtaaagaattgtGACACTAAGgtatttttatgcggtctttttttgcgttttttatgcgacttttttatgcgaattttcagagtaatgcggtttttttctgcgaattttcagagttatgcgtttttttatgcggtacgtaaactcgcataaacaaagacttcagtgtacagacttagaaaatttcgcagaattcggtaatttgatGTGATAATGTCGATCGAAATTtgttgtgcgaaaactaaagtTTATTTGGAAAGAAGCATTATACTTGTTTCGATATCATACTTAAAATGCTCGAGAATAACAAGTAAAGTATCCAacataaatggtactcgatagCTAAGCATTCTAGTTCTCAAGATGTCAACATTTCTGTGTAAAAAATACTCGACCGTAAAAACATAACCTAACCCAATTTTCCACATTGCTGAATATTTTTCATGATTAATCGTAGTTCACACTAGAAAAAGTAGGAGTAACCACTTTCAAATCGCTTTTCTTCCCATCCcagtttacttttattgctgatatctatttgtactattgaataaacgaaaaataaacGTGACAAATCACAACTGCCggcatgaaaattttcggaagagTCCTCCTTTCATTGGTTCTATTTTTCGTTAGCAGGTGTggctaccggtaattcagttttgcgacaatgtgtcaattgacttttctgacaactcacttacaaccacaaatgcaaatgagattgatttgttttcatcaggaaacgcctgcattaaacacgattcagattaatcaacttcggtcgacgttaAGATCACGTCCCCGACGTTGAAATGTTACGTGAGTTTGAAGTAGTGTcccttcatatgaattgctaaCAATTAATGTTTCTGTGCCGTAACGGCGGCCAAAATATTACTAAGCTATTCGTGACGTTGACCGAGCTTTGATTGATCGtgtgaatcgtgtttaatgcaggCGTTTCCTGAAGAAAACAAACCAatgtcatttgcatttgtggtagtaagtgagctgtcagcaAAGTCAATTGGCACATATTTGTAAAACTgaatacaaatagatatcagcaataaaagtaaactcggagtagaaaaaaatcgatttcaaagtgattactatttttagtgtaaactacgattaaacatggagtTCACACCGTTTTTTTTAATCgtcaaaccaattttttgtttcatactttatagagaaatgagATACtcagtcatttttttttatttacagatttttgaaccCCTGTTTAAAGATATTCTTAGAAATCTGGCATTTCTGGTATCGAAGGTTGCCGCACATCATAAGACTTTAGCGTGTTTTCAATAGTATTGCTGTCAGGCACGCACCCAGAGAGACCCACACGAAATCGAACACTTTCTTCGATTGGTTTGATATTTACTGTTTACACAttgactgttttttttctacttagtgg
This genomic window contains:
- the LOC131430477 gene encoding coiled-coil domain-containing protein 174, which translates into the protein MNDPNRKIVIDKSSLLSLKAELLRKQEEVSRAKASNSIDDFVPKKVPKPEKSSGNGAKDSNKTNASEKDGKMVELEDSAALERSKRVLKAKARYYDRMVASGGSLNSDENCLVMFNHKKQSDRPPPLSDEAASSDESYISSDEESHRKEQNRDWVEFVDFLGRSRKCRREELDDCIRKDKELARTTGEREDGEGEHEEDGEIIGPMPSVAITEDTIGDRFREMRQQWAKQDAENLEKESVTYQDVLFDEARQHGVGYYAFSTDREERTRQQHELDAIREATIDAQKEKDDLRKARDKIIADRVKAAKARQRARLGLPPEEEAEETEDKDEELYDTTAEKKRLKAEAKAKRRKEREERKRDHERQKHVRPWDAGKELDEQSEWKPAREWYVMSQEEWNEMKRKERISEFAPPVEKPTGWVELVKKNPLLNSPRDVGNEVKPTEEEEEEDDDEEEQIGPLPPQRSDGIEERMANNPLLTSARATQHDVEDIFMPTVPGMEDLILPEETNKTLFFTTKKKEFKRRNYDAFENPTGPEKQQKLQQNPEPIRNELSDGSEDEREHKQSANMGVQIPPPPTFDYYGPTSSSSRIKQNQRQPPVTKTALEASIEAGLKFLRNQSDKGGPSIATKNKWTSNADY